ACGCCGTTTTTGACACCTGCGTCACGGCAGATCTTGTACAGCTCGTAAGCGTCCTCGGTCTTGATCGCGGTGGGCTTTTCGCAGTAGACGTGCTTGCCGGCTTCGGCAGCCTTCTTGACCGCGTCAAAGCGCTGGAGCGTGCCCTGCGAGTCAAAGTAGATGGAGAAGCGGTCGTCGTTCATCACGCTGTCAAGGTCAGTGGTGTACTCCTTGACGCTGCTGATCTCGGTCAGGTGCTTGAGCTTGTTCTCATTGCGGCCGACCAGGATCGGATCGGGCATGATGACTTCGTTCGGGCTGATCTTGACGCCGCCCTGCTTGATGATCGCGTCGATGGAGCGGAGCAGGTGCTGGTTGGTACCCATCCGGCCGGTGACGCCGTTCATGATGATTCCGACTTTGTGTGTCTTCATTTCAGTTTTTCCGTTAACAGTTTTCAGTTTTAAGTTGTGGGGAAATGGAGCGCTCGCTCAGGAGTGCTTCAGGTAGGCTTCCTTGATCTGGTCGAGGAACTTGTTCTGGTCTTCATTCCACCAGCGGTTGGAGAAGATTTCGACTTCGTTGTAACCGGTGTAGCCGGTGGCTTCGACCCATGAGCGGATCTCGCGGATGTTGATCACGCCCTCGCCCATCAGGCCGCGGTCGAGCAGGAAGTCCTCCGTGGGGCTGCGCCAGTCACAGATGTGGAAGGCGAAGAGCTTGTCCAGGGCGGCGCAGCGTTCGATCTCGGCCTTGAGCATGTCGTCCCACCACAGGTGGTAGACGTCCACGGCGACGCCGCAGTGGTCGTCGGCGATGGCTTCGCACATGTCGTTGGCCTGCTTCATGGAGTTCACGGCGGAGCGCTCGGCGGCGTACATCGGGTGCAGCGGCTCGATAGCGAGCTTCACGCCCTTGTCGCGGGCGCGGGGCAGCACGGCGCGGATGCCGTCGGCGATCTGCTGGCGAGCCTCGGGCAGCGAGATGCCGGGGGCGGCGCCAACCACGAGCACGATCAGCGGGGCGCCGATAGCGGCGGCCTCGTCGATGCACTTTTCATTGTCGGCGATAGCGGCAGCGCGCTCGGCCTCGGTCTTACCGGGGAAGAAGCCCCCACGGCAGTACGAGACGATGTCGAGGCCCTTGTCGCGGATCATCTTGCCGGCGTCCTCGTGCGTCATGTCCTTGACGGCGTCGCGCCACACGGTGATGCCGGGCACGCCCTCGCGGGCGAAAGCGTCGGTGGTTTCCTTGAGACTCCAGGGCTTGTGCGTGATGGTGTGGATGCACAGGCGGGAGAAGTCGGTCAGCTGGTTTGTATCCATGATTAAATACAGTTAAGCGGTGATGGGACGACTTAGTTGAAGAAGCGGTAGTAGGGCTCGTCCTTGAGCATGCGGGTGACGAGCAGGGCTGCCTCGCGCATGTGGTAGTCACCCCACATGGAGGCCTCGCCGCAGGCGATCTTCTGCCCGGCGGGGACGTGATCCCAGCCGTTGGGCTCGTGGTAGATGCTGTGCAGGGTGAGGCCCTGATGCTTCGGGTCAGTGGAGAGGTAAGGCTCGTCGAGCAGCGTCTTGAGCGTGGTCAGGCCAGCCTGCCAGTAGCGCTCGGCGTCGGCGGTCTCGCCCTTTTCTTTGAGGTACTTGCCGAG
This genomic interval from Ruficoccus sp. ZRK36 contains the following:
- a CDS encoding sugar phosphate isomerase/epimerase family protein — encoded protein: MDTNQLTDFSRLCIHTITHKPWSLKETTDAFAREGVPGITVWRDAVKDMTHEDAGKMIRDKGLDIVSYCRGGFFPGKTEAERAAAIADNEKCIDEAAAIGAPLIVLVVGAAPGISLPEARQQIADGIRAVLPRARDKGVKLAIEPLHPMYAAERSAVNSMKQANDMCEAIADDHCGVAVDVYHLWWDDMLKAEIERCAALDKLFAFHICDWRSPTEDFLLDRGLMGEGVINIREIRSWVEATGYTGYNEVEIFSNRWWNEDQNKFLDQIKEAYLKHS